The following is a genomic window from Thermocladium sp. ECH_B.
TGTGGTCCTGCATCGTTGCATCGGTTCCTATTCCATATTGCTTCATCAATCTCAATAGCTCGGCTTCAGACAAGTAAGGAGGCGGCTGGGTCTTTTTCTTAATCACCTCCGCGCCTAGTACCCTTAATTTGCTTCCAGCCTTAACTTTGGATATGGGTAATGGGTTCTCCCTAGGCGTCTCGAATGGGTATATTTCCAAGTATCCCTTGCTCAATATGACTAAGCCCGTTGCCTTGAATTCCGCATCATCAAGCTTAGCAATTATTCGCTGCCTCTCAATTATTGCAGGCTTACTTAGCGTAGCCAGGAAGTGCCGCGCAATCAAGTCATAAATCCTCCAGTGAGACTCCTTTCCAAACACCCTAGTTACATCCCAAGCATTTGCTCCCCTAGTGGGGTGAATAGGTGGATGAGCATTATCGGTGGAGCCGCCGGAGGTGGGAGTAAACTCGCCTGCCAGGAGGGAATTAGCGTAGGCCTCATAATCCTTGACCCTAGTTAATTCCTTCACTATCTTGCTTAGATTGAGCGTTCTTGGGTATATGTTTGTCTCCGTTCTAGGGTAAGAAATAAAGCCATACCTATATAGATCCTCGGCAATATCGAGAGCATTTTTAGCCCTTATATTTAGGAACCTACTGGCGCGCCTCTCCAACTCAATGGTTTCAAGAGGCTTAGGCGGGGAGACCCTCGTCTTTTCCCCAATCGACTCAACCACGTGAAGGAACCCAGCCCTAATCACTGCATCCCTTATCTGAGTAGCCTTATCTAAATCATCTATCCTATCAGTGGATAACTTGAGTTCCTCTCCATCTACATCAACCGTGGCCTCAACGATATAGTAAGGAGTGGGCTTGAAGTTCTCCCGCTCCAGGGCCCTCTTAACCACTAGCCCGAGGACGGGGGTCTGGCATGGCCCATAACTCAACACTCGCTTGCCCTGTAATTCTGCCCCACCATCCTTAGCGCTGAGGGTCAAGAACCTGGTGAATGCGGCGCCCAGCTTTAGGTCAAGCTTCATTCTGGTGAATACCTTCTTAGCGTAATTCGGGTTAGGGCTTACTAAGTTATTAAATGCATTAATTATGTCGCTCTTCGTGACTGCAGAGAATAATGCCCTACTGAAGCGCGCAGCTGGATTAGCATTGTTGATGATCATCATTGCCTCAAATGCGATGGCCTCGCCCTCCACATCCGAATCAAGGGCTAGTATGACATTGCTGAGCCTCCGGGAGAGGTAAGCTATTGCCTTAGCATACTTAACCGAGTCGGGCTTAATGATCAGCATCGGTTCCTCCCTGAATAATTCGCTTATTTTGCTGCTCACCCAAATATTGTATTTCTTATCGAAATCGAACTCCATTAAGTGCCCCCGTAGACCCACGGAAACCCAAGTGACTCCTTCCC
Proteins encoded in this region:
- a CDS encoding DNA topoisomerase III, whose amino-acid sequence is MNSGYLVIAEKNSVAKSIAYYLAESKVATKSTYGVPTYWFTREGVTWVSVGLRGHLMEFDFDKKYNIWVSSKISELFREEPMLIIKPDSVKYAKAIAYLSRRLSNVILALDSDVEGEAIAFEAMMIINNANPAARFSRALFSAVTKSDIINAFNNLVSPNPNYAKKVFTRMKLDLKLGAAFTRFLTLSAKDGGAELQGKRVLSYGPCQTPVLGLVVKRALERENFKPTPYYIVEATVDVDGEELKLSTDRIDDLDKATQIRDAVIRAGFLHVVESIGEKTRVSPPKPLETIELERRASRFLNIRAKNALDIAEDLYRYGFISYPRTETNIYPRTLNLSKIVKELTRVKDYEAYANSLLAGEFTPTSGGSTDNAHPPIHPTRGANAWDVTRVFGKESHWRIYDLIARHFLATLSKPAIIERQRIIAKLDDAEFKATGLVILSKGYLEIYPFETPRENPLPISKVKAGSKLRVLGAEVIKKKTQPPPYLSEAELLRLMKQYGIGTDATMQDHIHTNIERKYFTIIKKQCVPTQLGKAVVSILDENANELVDPLFRSKMESKLATIGEGKTEPTVIDEEITKEASGIYEKIQPRYMDIGSKLATILRGKSRENGANERGRKTTKY